The DNA window TTCGGTTGACCGAGGCGATATCCGCTTAAGGTTGCCAACACTTGCTTAATTTTATCTTGAGTACGGCTATTTCCCGTTTTTGATTCGTTAAAACCGAATCTATCCTGGTGCCGAATTTACTATCTTAGAATCACAAGGCTGTAGTAAAGCCTATATTAATAGTCTATCAAATAAAAGCGTCAATGGAGGTAACAATTATGCCTTTAGTACGTTGGCAACCCTTCCAAGAAATTGATTCTCTGCAACGAGAAATGAATCGTCTGTTTGATAGTTTAGCCCTTCCTACCGAAAAACTGGGGATGTCCATCTTTCCGGCGGCGGAACTCCATGAAACTCCCGATGCGGTTATCCTGAAATTAGAAATTCCGGGGATAGATGCCAAGGATTTAGATGTCCAAGTGAGTGCGGATGCGGTGGCGATTACTGGGGAACGAAAATCACAAACCCAAACGGAAGAAAAAGGGGTAACTCGGAGTGAATTCCATTATGGAAAATTCCATCGCGTGATTCCCCTTCCCACTCGGATTCAAAACACCCAAGTTCAGGCTGACTATCAAGATGGAATTCTCAGCTTAACGTTACCGAAAGCAGAAGAAGAGAAAAACAAAGTCGTTAAGGTGACGTTAGGTTAAGGGGGAATGTAAGGAGTAACAATTGTTCTCGGTTATCCTGAATCAAGGATAAACAAAAAACTCTGTAATCCTAGTCGCAATTTAACCAAAATTCGACTATAATAAAAAAGGAGAAAAGCGGATTTATGGAAATATTTCCGCTTTTCTTGATCTAAAGTGCCATGCTAAAATTGAGGATAATCACGTTGAATCAAAATGAATCAGAGTCTGAGTCTAACCCTTTAATTGAGATCTTGGAGGATGAATCTATGGGAAAATCCCAGCCCCAAAATATTACTTTTCTTACGATTAGTCGTTATCTTTTTGTTGTGGTTTTGAGCGTGGTGTTAACCGTAACTAGCTTACAATTTTTCCCCAATTTCTTAGGAACTTCCGCCCAAGCTGACCCGATATTAAGCCCAATACAACCCCAGAGTGTTGTCGCTGTTCCTAACCCAAATTCTACCGGAAATTTTGTTTCGGCTGCGGTGAATCGAGTCGGGCCAGCCGTGGTTAGAATTGATACAGAACGTACCATTTCTGCTAATATTCCTGATCCTTTTTTTGATGATCCTTTTTTCCGGCGTTTCTTTGGGGAAGGAATGCCCCAAACTCCCCAAGAATATCAACAACGGGGACAAGGTTCGGGGTTTATTGTTGATAGTAGTGGGATTATTTTAACCAATTCTCATGTAATTAAAGGAGCCGATAAAGTTACCGTTATCCTCAAAGATGGTCGTCAATTTCAAGGGGAAGTTCGAGGTAGTGATGACCCCTCGGATTTAGCCGTTATTAAAATTAATGGGAATAATTTACCTGTTGCTCCCTTGGGGAATTCCAGTGAAGTTCAAGTGGGAGATTGGGCGATCGCTGTAGGCAATCCGTTAGGATTAGATAATACCGTTACCTTGGGAATTGTTAGTACCTTAAATCGACCCAGTTCTCAAGTCGGAATTCCCGATAAACGGTTAGATTTTATTCAAACCGATGCAGCTATTAATCCAGGGAATTCTGGAGGGCCGTTATTAAATGATCGAGGGGAAGTCATTGGCATTAATACGGCTATTCGGGCTGATGGTCAAGGCATTGGATTTGCTATTCCCATTGATGCGGCTAAAAGCATTCAAGCCGCGTTAGTTCGAGGGGAAAAAATTGCTCATCCCTATATTGGTATTCGCATGGCTAGTTTAACGGCTGATGCTGCTAAAAACCTAAATAATGATCCCAATTCGATCATGTTTATTCCCGAAGTTAATGGGGTATTAGTGGTACAAATTATTCCCAATAGTCCAGCCGCAAATGCCGGGTTACGTCGAGGGGATGTGATTACGGAAATTGATGGACAAGCCATTATTAGTGCTGAACAATTACAGCGTTTAGTTGAAAAAAGTAAAATTGGTCAACCCCTAAAAGTTACTCTCCATCGCGGACAAAAAACCGAACAAATTTCCGTGCGTCCGGGTCAACTGGATGAAGAAGCATTGCGTTAATTTTAAACCCGTAGAGTGGGCATAGCCCACCAAATCTATTAATTGAAGTTCACCAGTTTACTAAAAAACGTCCTGTTCAAAGCTCATCCCCAGATCGGGAAGGGGAGAGCTTTGAGATCAATTAACTAACAACAGGATTAGATGCTGAGGGACGACGGTTGATTACTTGGTCAATCAAGCCGTATTGCATGGCTTCTTCCGCCGACATAAAGAAATCCCGCTCTGTGTCTTCTTCAATGCGGGATAAGGGCTGACCCGTGTGATCGGCTAAATGTTCATTCAGACGTTTTTTCAGATACAAAATTTCTCTGGCCTGAATTTCAATATCCGTCGCCTGTCCTTGGGCGCCTCCTAACGGTTGGTGGATCATAATTCGAGAATGGGGGAGACTCATACGTTTACCCTTAGCCCCCGCACTCAACAGAAACGCCCCCATACTGGCTGCTAACCCCAGACAAATGGTAGACACATCGGGGCGGATATGATTCATGGTGTCAAAAATACCCAAACCAGCCGACACCGAACCTCCTGGCGAGTTGATATAGAGATAAATATCTTTCTCTGGATCTTCAGCATCGAGGAACAACATCTGCGCCACAATTAAGTTAGCTAAATCGGCTGTCACCTGTTGTCCGAGGAAGATAATGCGATCGCGTAATAGCCGAGAATAGATATCAAAGGCTCTTTCGCCACGACCTGATTGTTCAATAACGGTTGGGATCATAACACTCTGCTGCTCATAGTCATTCTGTTGTCATTGTAGCGATTTCAGGTTTCAAACTTTCACAAACCATCCCTGACGATACATGAAATAGGAAATTACCCACCAAAATAGTAAAGTAGCGATCGCAAAAGCTAAAGAACCATTCATCGGGCCAAAGATCGATTGAAATAGAGTTTCATACAGCCACATTTTAGCGCTGGGGGCTTCCCGGTAATTTCCCATCTTAATTAAATTGAGAATTCTTGCTAAAAAACCAGAAGCGACAAAGATAAAAAGGGCGTTTAACCCCATGACTTTAAACGGAAACCCCCATTTTGTCCAGCCTCGAACTTCTAGGGTTTCATAACAAAATGCTAACAGCAACAATGACCATCCGACGGTAACGGTGACAAAAGAACTTGTCCACAGGGATTTATTTAAGGGGAAAATTTCAGCCCACAAATATCCCACGACAAAACAACTAATTGCAAATACAATTAAACTGATACTGGTATAAGTTCTAATCGGTTGTTTTCTAATCCAATTTCCGGTTAAATAACCCGCTAGAACGGTAACAACCGCCGGAAAGGTACTAAAAAGTCCTTCAGGATCATAAACCCCTCCTCCCCCTTTCCACAAATGTTGCTGACCTAATATGATGCGATCAATATAGGCGGCAAAATTTCCGTCCGGTGTGAGGTTTCCTGCACCATCACCGGGAACCGGAATATATTGCAGGGCGATATAATATCCTAATAAAATTGCAGCGCTGAGTATCCATAATCCTTTTTTGGATAGGTTAAAAATAGCGATCGCGGCTAAAAAATAGGCGACACTAATTCGTTGTAAAACCCCCATAATCCGAATTTCGGCGAGGTTATAAGTGGGGAAACCATTCAGGATTAATCCTAATAAAAATAAAATCCCACATCGTTTCGCAATTCGCCAATAGATCGATTTAGGAACGTTCGTTTCTGGAGAACGATACTCTTTTGTATACTTTAAGAGGGAAAAAGCCATCGCTACCCCAACAATAAACAGAAAGAAGGGAAATACTAAGTCTGTGGGGGTACAACCATTCCATTCTGCATGATTTAACCAGGGATAGACAAAATCCCAACTACCGGGGTTATTGACTAATATCATACTAGCGATCGCAATTCCCCGAAACACATCCAAAGCCTGTAGGCGCATAAGTTATCCTAAACCGTGCAAGATATTATTACATTTTGCACTGAATTAGGAATTAGGAATTAGGAATTAGGAATTACGAATTACGAATTAACAAACAGATTTTATTATAATAGATTAATAGTTGCGGTTAATTGTGATGGGGGGAAGACAAGTTAGGGA is part of the Planktothrix serta PCC 8927 genome and encodes:
- a CDS encoding Hsp20/alpha crystallin family protein produces the protein MPLVRWQPFQEIDSLQREMNRLFDSLALPTEKLGMSIFPAAELHETPDAVILKLEIPGIDAKDLDVQVSADAVAITGERKSQTQTEEKGVTRSEFHYGKFHRVIPLPTRIQNTQVQADYQDGILSLTLPKAEEEKNKVVKVTLG
- a CDS encoding HhoA/HhoB/HtrA family serine endopeptidase; this translates as MGKSQPQNITFLTISRYLFVVVLSVVLTVTSLQFFPNFLGTSAQADPILSPIQPQSVVAVPNPNSTGNFVSAAVNRVGPAVVRIDTERTISANIPDPFFDDPFFRRFFGEGMPQTPQEYQQRGQGSGFIVDSSGIILTNSHVIKGADKVTVILKDGRQFQGEVRGSDDPSDLAVIKINGNNLPVAPLGNSSEVQVGDWAIAVGNPLGLDNTVTLGIVSTLNRPSSQVGIPDKRLDFIQTDAAINPGNSGGPLLNDRGEVIGINTAIRADGQGIGFAIPIDAAKSIQAALVRGEKIAHPYIGIRMASLTADAAKNLNNDPNSIMFIPEVNGVLVVQIIPNSPAANAGLRRGDVITEIDGQAIISAEQLQRLVEKSKIGQPLKVTLHRGQKTEQISVRPGQLDEEALR
- a CDS encoding acyltransferase family protein yields the protein MRLQALDVFRGIAIASMILVNNPGSWDFVYPWLNHAEWNGCTPTDLVFPFFLFIVGVAMAFSLLKYTKEYRSPETNVPKSIYWRIAKRCGILFLLGLILNGFPTYNLAEIRIMGVLQRISVAYFLAAIAIFNLSKKGLWILSAAILLGYYIALQYIPVPGDGAGNLTPDGNFAAYIDRIILGQQHLWKGGGGVYDPEGLFSTFPAVVTVLAGYLTGNWIRKQPIRTYTSISLIVFAISCFVVGYLWAEIFPLNKSLWTSSFVTVTVGWSLLLLAFCYETLEVRGWTKWGFPFKVMGLNALFIFVASGFLARILNLIKMGNYREAPSAKMWLYETLFQSIFGPMNGSLAFAIATLLFWWVISYFMYRQGWFVKV